The following are encoded together in the Lathyrus oleraceus cultivar Zhongwan6 chromosome 3, CAAS_Psat_ZW6_1.0, whole genome shotgun sequence genome:
- the LOC127127806 gene encoding transcription factor bHLH62: protein MENQFFSNTNLHFEQSHPTWKSLSLSSEQQHNQECFYTPSDQCVHQFDSALSSMVSSPAASNSNMSNENFVIRELIGKLGNIGNCSDEISHTLIVANSYINSNNNTSCYNTPLNSPPKLSIQNMSLNSTVAQFSTDPGFAERAAKFSCFGSKSFNGRTTTQLSQSQRSTPLIENGKLSRVSSSPSLKEFGSQSQENIHDPIEVNNSQEESTISENGNKPSPYVNSRKRKASSKGKTKENSTSSNPLMACEVGEDSNSKRMKTSEGEKVENGKVKAEEESKGGTNSNNEGDEKQNKSNSKPPEAQKDYIHVRARRGQATDSHSLAERVRREKISERMKLLQDLVPGCNKVTGKALMLDEIINYVQSLQRQVEFLSMKLASVNTRVDFSIERLISKDIFQSNNSLAHPIFSQDSSAPSFYGQQHQQNSAIHNNISNGTMPHNSLDPLENALCQNLGMHLSSLNGFHEAVSQYPLTFSEDDLHTIVQMGFGQTDNRKTPIQFQSLNGTNELPL from the exons ATGGaaaatcaatttttttcaaaCACTAATCTTCATTTTGAACAATCACATCCTACATGGAAATCACTCTCACTTTCATCAGAACAACAACATAATCAAGAATGCTTCTACACACCATCAGATCAATGTGTTCATCAATTTGACTCAGCACTTAGTTCAATGGTATCTTCACCAGCAGCTTCCAATTCCAACATGTCAAATGAGAACTTTGTCATCAGAGAATTGATTGGAAAATTGGGAAACATTGGTAATTGTTCTGATGAGATCTCACACACTCTGATCGTTGCAAACTCTTACATCAATAGCAATAACAATACTTCATGCTACAACACCCCTTTGAATTCTCCTCCTAAATTGAGCATTCAAAACATGAGTTTGAATTCAACTGTTGCGCAATTCTCAACTGATCCTGGTTTTGCTGAAAGAGCTGCAAAATTCTCTTGCTTTGGAAGTAAGAGTTTTAATGGAAGAACAACAACACAATTGAGTCAAAGTCAAAGATCTACTCCATTGATAGAAAATGGAAAACTATCTAGAGTTTCAAGTAGTCCATCATTGAAAGAATTTGGATCTCAATCTCAAGAGAACATTCATGATCCAATTGAAGTTAACAATTCTCAAGAAGAATCAACAATCTCTGAAAATGGTAACAAACCATCTCCTTATGTGAATTCAAGGAAAAGAAAAGCATCTTCCAAAGGAAAAACTAAAGAAAATTCAACTTCTAGTAACCCTCTAATG GCTTGTGAAGTTGGTGAAGATTCAAATTCAAAGCGCATGAAAACAAGTGAAGGTGaaaaagttgaaaatggtaaaGTAAAAGCAGAGGAAGAGTCAAAAGGAGGTACAAATAGTAATAATGAAGGTGATGAAAAACAGAATAAGAGTAACTCAAAACCACCTGAGGCTCAAAAGGATTACATTCATGTCAGAGCAAGAAGAGGTCAAGCTACTGACAGTCATAGTCTTGCAGAAAGA GTTAGAAGGGAGAAAATAAGTGAAAGAATGAAGCTTCTACAAGATCTTGTACCGGGTTGCAATAAG GTTACTGGAAAAGCACTTATGCTTGATGAAATTATAAACTATGTTCAATCATTGCAGCGTCAAGTTGAG TTCCTATCTATGAAACTGGCTTCTGTCAACACAAGGGTGGATTTTAGTATTGAAAGGCTAATCTCAAAAGAT ATATTTCAATCAAATAATTCTTTGGCACACCCAATATTCTCTCAAGATTCCTCAGCACCATCCTTTTATGGGCAACAACACCAGCAAAATTCAGCAATCCACAATAACATTTCTAATGGAACTATGCCCCACAACTCATTGGACCCATTAGAAAATGCTTTATGCCAAAACCTAGGCATGCACTTATCTTCACTTAATGGATTCCATGAAGCTGTTTCTCAG TATCCATTAACATTCTCTGAAGATGACCTCCACACAATTGTTCAAATGGGATTTGGACAAACCGACAATAGAAAAACACCAATACAGTTTCAGAGTTTAAACG GCACAAATGAACTACCCCTATGA